A window from Akkermansia muciniphila encodes these proteins:
- a CDS encoding M15 family metallopeptidase: MKTCVAAACGIFILLASCSGTGEFKPAFNQPLQPVMQPGFVYVDQVAPLVKTNLKYAGYDNFVGRPLDGYHGRRAILRTQAAHALKKVSEDLYRQGYVLEIYDAYRPHTAVLDICKWGADAGDQKMKARYYPNIDKAKVFGDHYVRDFSEHSRGVAVDASLLYAKTGKPVDMGGHHDLLDPSSATDTTLVTPAQHRNRMILKKAFEKQGFANYSPEWWHYRLLNEPAPSLHYYFPVWDGMAAR; this comes from the coding sequence ATGAAGACCTGCGTGGCCGCGGCATGCGGCATTTTTATATTACTGGCTTCCTGTTCCGGCACCGGGGAATTCAAGCCCGCGTTCAACCAGCCTCTCCAGCCCGTGATGCAGCCGGGCTTTGTGTATGTGGACCAGGTGGCCCCGCTGGTGAAAACCAATCTGAAGTATGCCGGGTATGACAATTTTGTGGGGCGTCCGCTGGACGGCTACCACGGCAGGCGCGCCATCCTGCGCACGCAGGCGGCGCATGCCCTGAAAAAAGTCTCGGAAGACCTGTACAGGCAGGGTTATGTGCTGGAAATTTATGATGCCTACCGTCCCCATACTGCCGTGCTGGATATCTGCAAATGGGGAGCGGACGCCGGGGACCAGAAGATGAAGGCCAGGTATTACCCGAACATTGACAAGGCCAAGGTGTTCGGGGACCACTACGTGCGCGATTTCTCGGAACATTCCCGCGGCGTGGCCGTGGACGCCTCCCTGCTGTACGCCAAAACCGGAAAGCCCGTGGACATGGGCGGCCACCATGACCTGCTGGACCCCAGTTCCGCCACGGACACCACGCTGGTGACCCCGGCCCAGCACCGGAACCGGATGATTCTGAAAAAGGCCTTTGAGAAGCAGGGCTTTGCCAACTATTCCCCGGAATGGTGGCATTACCGCCTGCTGAATGAACCTGCGCCCTCCCTTCATTATTATTTCCCGGTTTGGGACGGCATGGCCGCGCGTTAG
- a CDS encoding phosphatidate cytidylyltransferase — MRTPNQDKNPSGSKMGVLLKRSFSTVILLGLLAGALWWDSELGYYGLVCIFCILSAWEWRHMLLRSRKASQPNLSFFFGAAYPVLLSLACWMTKFRATATLQEGPFLIPFPLMLALGAPVLLVVISFIREMKNPVVGSRALRSVATTLLSFIYPGWLFAFTILALHLAYMRVGYVYPAIVMCVLWVILVTKLADIFAYVSGFLLGGRFFSRRLIPHISPKKTWEGILGSWVLTNAAAIGLVFPMFRVSTLSTAQVLVLAGCTSFIFLLSVYGDLAGSLVKRSLAIKDSGSLLPGIGGMFDLIDSPSFTVPFFWLLLAFIG, encoded by the coding sequence ATGAGAACACCAAATCAGGACAAGAACCCTTCCGGAAGCAAAATGGGCGTTCTGCTGAAGCGTTCGTTCAGCACCGTGATTCTGCTGGGTTTGCTGGCGGGCGCCCTGTGGTGGGACAGTGAGCTTGGATATTACGGGCTGGTTTGCATTTTCTGCATTTTGTCCGCCTGGGAATGGCGGCATATGCTGCTGCGTTCCAGAAAGGCCTCCCAGCCGAATTTGAGTTTTTTCTTTGGCGCGGCGTATCCCGTGCTCCTGTCACTGGCGTGCTGGATGACCAAGTTCAGGGCGACCGCCACCTTGCAGGAGGGGCCTTTCCTTATTCCTTTCCCCCTGATGCTGGCTCTCGGCGCTCCGGTTCTCCTGGTGGTGATCTCCTTCATCCGTGAGATGAAGAATCCGGTGGTGGGCAGCCGTGCGCTCCGTTCCGTGGCCACTACGCTGCTTTCTTTCATTTATCCCGGCTGGCTGTTCGCTTTTACCATCCTGGCCCTGCATCTGGCTTACATGAGGGTGGGGTATGTTTATCCGGCCATCGTCATGTGCGTGCTGTGGGTCATCCTGGTGACGAAGCTGGCGGACATTTTTGCCTATGTCAGCGGGTTTCTGCTGGGGGGGCGCTTTTTTTCCCGCAGGCTTATTCCCCACATCAGCCCCAAGAAGACTTGGGAGGGCATCCTGGGTTCCTGGGTGCTGACGAATGCGGCAGCCATCGGGCTGGTTTTCCCGATGTTCAGGGTCTCCACCCTGTCCACGGCCCAGGTGCTGGTGCTGGCGGGCTGCACCTCCTTCATTTTCCTGCTGTCCGTTTACGGGGACCTGGCGGGTTCCCTGGTCAAGCGCAGCCTGGCTATCAAGGACTCCGGCTCCCTGCTTCCGGGGATAGGCGGCATGTTTGATCTGATTGACAGCCCTTCCTTCACCGTTCCGTTCTTCTGGCTCCTGCTGGCCTTCATCGGCTGA
- the hrpB gene encoding ATP-dependent helicase HrpB, giving the protein MVPPSLPIEEIRGELLDALQAASPRVLLKAPTGSGKSTGVPPMMDDAGLGERGLIVVVQPRRMAARLLARHVARLRGVELGREVGYVVRFERHISSRTRIAYVTDGMLERWLTERPGLEGVSAVVFDEFHERSLSGDLSLGRVLDLQEGPRRDLAVVVMSATLEISGLREYMGDSCRVLEAHGRQYPVETVYRAPRLVSDGRGRVAPPPVWEQAADAVREAVKAGDCGDVLVFMPGVYEIRKTAELLAGRPWMAGRDVFPLYGALTPEQQNRAVEQGENPRVIVSTNVAETSLTIEGVRTVIDSGLVRRSGWDPYRGMDTLHLTKISKASAAQRTGRAGRVAPGRCFRLWSEAEQARKADFDPPECFRVDLAGAVLNLAAWGITAPEGFRWLDTPDELVMQRAVNLLAALGATEDDGSLTDVGRRMTAFPLPPRLARLIVAGQDEQCVVELAAIAALMQGEGVAMKGGLNDNLRDSADYTDFQAEWRAVEKAAAAGFDAGACTRWGVSARGAREVWMAYRQLLSIGSRGKFREVPEPDFTAARPAVVRAMMESFADHVGVRNGVAANTCRITGGVGGRLAEGSVVFHGEHFVAAEVAELSGKAVETRVGRCTLIDPEELRAVWPERFSGGEEAVFDAVLRRVRLHRRLMYENLVLEDRDRGDAPPELAAPILAEKVVDGTLKLVKWDDSVEQWIRRLNGLSVWMPELELPSFSEEDKLVAISLACEGAVGYKDIKEREILPVLRDWLSGWQAKALEDYAPVSITLPNGQHAKVRYGEDSTPVIGLTVQRLFGVAESPRIANGAMTVKVQVLAPSQRPWQVTGSLESFWRNGYGQMKKDLAGRYPRHRWPDPGELDFLPRSR; this is encoded by the coding sequence ATGGTTCCCCCCTCCCTCCCCATTGAGGAAATCCGCGGAGAATTGCTGGATGCGCTCCAGGCCGCCTCGCCGCGCGTTCTGCTGAAAGCGCCCACGGGCTCCGGTAAATCCACCGGCGTTCCTCCCATGATGGATGACGCCGGGCTTGGGGAGCGCGGCCTCATTGTGGTGGTTCAGCCGCGGCGCATGGCCGCGCGCCTGCTGGCGCGCCATGTGGCCCGTCTGCGCGGAGTGGAGCTGGGGAGGGAAGTGGGGTATGTGGTGCGCTTTGAACGGCACATCTCCTCCCGCACCCGCATTGCCTACGTGACGGACGGCATGCTGGAGCGCTGGCTGACGGAGCGGCCCGGCCTGGAAGGGGTGAGTGCCGTGGTATTTGATGAATTTCATGAACGGAGCCTTTCCGGGGATTTGTCCCTGGGGCGCGTGTTGGATTTGCAGGAAGGGCCGCGCCGAGACCTGGCCGTGGTGGTGATGTCCGCCACGCTGGAAATATCCGGCCTGCGGGAGTATATGGGGGACTCCTGCCGCGTGCTGGAAGCGCACGGCAGGCAGTATCCCGTGGAAACCGTGTACCGCGCCCCGCGCCTGGTCAGCGACGGCAGGGGCAGGGTGGCTCCTCCTCCCGTCTGGGAGCAGGCGGCGGATGCCGTGCGGGAGGCGGTAAAGGCCGGGGACTGCGGGGACGTGCTGGTGTTCATGCCGGGGGTGTATGAAATCCGGAAAACGGCGGAGCTGCTGGCAGGCAGGCCGTGGATGGCGGGCCGGGACGTTTTCCCCCTTTACGGAGCGTTGACTCCGGAGCAGCAGAACCGCGCCGTGGAGCAGGGGGAGAATCCCCGCGTCATTGTCTCCACCAATGTGGCGGAAACCTCCCTGACGATTGAGGGGGTGCGCACCGTGATTGATTCCGGGCTGGTGCGCCGGTCCGGCTGGGACCCGTACCGGGGCATGGATACGCTGCACTTGACAAAGATTTCCAAGGCGTCCGCCGCCCAGCGTACGGGCCGTGCCGGGCGTGTGGCCCCGGGCCGCTGCTTCCGGCTGTGGAGTGAGGCGGAGCAGGCGAGGAAGGCGGATTTTGACCCGCCCGAATGTTTCCGGGTGGATTTGGCGGGGGCCGTGCTGAATCTGGCCGCATGGGGCATAACCGCGCCGGAAGGGTTCCGCTGGCTGGACACGCCGGATGAACTGGTGATGCAGCGGGCCGTGAATTTGCTGGCCGCCCTGGGCGCCACGGAGGATGACGGCAGCCTGACGGACGTGGGAAGGAGGATGACGGCTTTTCCCCTGCCGCCGCGGCTGGCGCGCCTGATTGTGGCCGGGCAGGATGAACAGTGCGTGGTGGAGCTGGCCGCCATTGCGGCCCTGATGCAGGGTGAAGGAGTGGCGATGAAGGGCGGTTTGAATGATAACCTGCGGGATTCCGCGGATTATACGGATTTCCAGGCGGAGTGGCGCGCGGTGGAAAAGGCCGCGGCCGCCGGATTTGATGCGGGGGCGTGCACCCGCTGGGGCGTTTCCGCCCGCGGAGCGCGGGAGGTGTGGATGGCGTACAGGCAGCTTTTGTCCATCGGCAGCCGGGGGAAGTTCCGTGAAGTGCCGGAACCGGATTTCACGGCGGCGCGTCCCGCCGTGGTCCGCGCGATGATGGAAAGTTTTGCAGACCATGTGGGCGTTCGGAACGGCGTGGCCGCCAACACGTGCCGCATCACCGGCGGCGTGGGGGGCAGGCTGGCGGAGGGCAGCGTGGTTTTCCACGGGGAGCATTTTGTAGCTGCGGAGGTGGCGGAATTGTCCGGAAAGGCGGTGGAAACCCGCGTGGGCCGCTGCACGCTCATTGACCCGGAGGAACTGCGCGCCGTCTGGCCGGAACGTTTTTCCGGCGGGGAGGAGGCCGTGTTTGACGCCGTGCTGCGCCGCGTACGCCTGCACCGGAGGCTGATGTATGAGAACCTTGTGCTGGAAGACCGGGACCGCGGGGACGCTCCCCCGGAACTGGCCGCCCCCATCCTGGCGGAAAAGGTGGTGGACGGCACCCTGAAGCTGGTGAAGTGGGATGATTCCGTGGAGCAGTGGATCCGCCGCCTGAATGGTTTGAGCGTGTGGATGCCTGAGCTGGAACTGCCCAGTTTTTCAGAGGAGGACAAGCTGGTGGCCATCTCCCTGGCTTGCGAGGGGGCCGTGGGGTACAAGGATATCAAGGAGAGGGAGATTCTTCCGGTGCTGCGGGACTGGCTTTCCGGCTGGCAGGCGAAGGCGCTGGAGGATTATGCCCCGGTAAGCATTACGCTGCCCAACGGCCAGCACGCCAAAGTCAGGTACGGTGAGGATTCCACGCCGGTGATCGGCCTGACGGTGCAGCGCCTGTTCGGCGTGGCGGAATCCCCGCGCATCGCCAACGGGGCCATGACCGTGAAGGTGCAGGTGCTGGCTCCCAGCCAGAGGCCGTGGCAGGTGACGGGCTCCCTGGAAAGCTTCTGGCGGAACGGCTACGGACAGATGAAAAAAGACCTGGCGGGGCGTTATCCCCGGCAC
- the rpiB gene encoding ribose 5-phosphate isomerase B: protein MNTTYKIAIGADHAGVDLKETVIELLKAWGHEVTDMGTMTKNSCDYSDYANAVASSIADGTNDRGILICRSGIGMSIAANRWVGVRAALCRTAPAAALSRQHNDSNLLCLASAYVDNESVEDVLDAWLHADFEGGRHERRVVKSSGSPLQWTDPELAAFIQEEGRRESNNIELIASENFASPSVREAQGSLLTNKYAEGYPGKRWYGGCEVVDKVEQLAIDRVLKIFGGDHANVQPHSGSQANMAVYFSVLKPGDTILTMDLSHGGHLTHGHRANFSGKLYNVVHYGVSQETEAIDYDALEKLALEVKPQMITAGASAYSRTIDFERMGQIAKACGAYLFVDMAHIAGLVAGGQHPNPVPYADFVSSTTHKSLRGPRGGFVICKEEYAKKLDAAVFPGMQGGPLMHVVAAKAACFGEALKPEFKDYAAQVVKNAKAMADKMTELGFRVVSNGTDNHVFMVDLRNKGINGADAQEALDRVGITVNKNAIPFDTGSPMKPSGIRIGTPAVTTRGMKEKDVEQVAEFIARALALYVGDQVCPNPDGFAQLKEEVSAFNRNFRLPH, encoded by the coding sequence ATGAATACGACATATAAAATTGCCATCGGCGCAGACCACGCCGGAGTCGACCTCAAGGAAACCGTAATAGAACTCCTCAAGGCATGGGGCCATGAAGTGACCGACATGGGTACCATGACCAAGAATTCCTGCGACTATTCCGACTACGCCAATGCAGTCGCAAGCAGCATTGCTGACGGTACCAACGACCGCGGCATCCTCATCTGCCGGTCCGGCATCGGCATGAGCATCGCCGCCAACCGCTGGGTGGGCGTGCGCGCCGCCCTCTGCCGCACGGCCCCCGCGGCGGCCCTCTCCCGCCAGCACAATGATTCCAACCTGCTGTGCCTGGCCTCCGCTTATGTGGATAATGAAAGCGTGGAAGACGTTCTGGACGCGTGGCTGCACGCAGACTTTGAAGGCGGCCGCCATGAGCGCCGCGTCGTCAAATCCTCCGGCAGCCCCCTGCAGTGGACGGACCCGGAACTGGCCGCGTTCATCCAGGAGGAAGGCCGCCGTGAAAGCAACAACATTGAGCTGATCGCCTCTGAAAACTTCGCCTCCCCCTCCGTCCGGGAAGCCCAGGGCTCCCTGCTGACCAACAAATATGCGGAAGGCTACCCCGGCAAGCGCTGGTACGGCGGCTGTGAAGTGGTGGACAAGGTGGAACAGCTGGCCATTGACCGCGTGCTGAAAATCTTCGGCGGGGACCATGCCAACGTGCAGCCCCACTCCGGCTCCCAGGCCAACATGGCCGTTTACTTCTCCGTGCTCAAGCCCGGCGACACCATCCTGACGATGGACCTTTCCCACGGCGGCCACCTCACCCACGGCCACCGCGCCAACTTCTCCGGCAAGCTGTACAACGTGGTTCACTACGGCGTCTCCCAGGAAACGGAAGCCATTGACTACGATGCCCTGGAAAAACTGGCCCTGGAAGTGAAGCCCCAGATGATTACGGCAGGCGCCAGCGCCTACTCCCGCACGATCGACTTTGAACGCATGGGCCAGATCGCCAAGGCCTGCGGCGCGTACCTCTTTGTGGACATGGCCCACATCGCCGGCCTGGTGGCCGGAGGCCAGCACCCGAACCCGGTCCCCTACGCGGACTTCGTCTCCTCCACCACGCACAAATCCCTGCGCGGCCCGCGCGGCGGCTTCGTGATCTGCAAGGAGGAATACGCCAAGAAGCTGGACGCGGCCGTGTTCCCCGGCATGCAGGGCGGCCCGCTCATGCACGTGGTTGCCGCCAAGGCGGCCTGCTTCGGCGAAGCGCTCAAGCCCGAATTCAAGGACTACGCCGCCCAGGTAGTGAAAAACGCCAAGGCCATGGCGGACAAGATGACGGAACTCGGCTTCCGCGTCGTCTCCAACGGCACGGACAACCACGTATTCATGGTGGACCTGCGCAACAAGGGCATCAACGGCGCGGACGCCCAGGAAGCCCTGGACCGCGTGGGCATCACCGTGAACAAGAACGCCATCCCGTTCGACACGGGCTCCCCCATGAAACCCTCCGGCATCCGCATCGGCACGCCCGCCGTGACCACCCGCGGGATGAAGGAAAAGGACGTGGAACAAGTGGCTGAATTCATCGCCCGCGCCCTGGCCCTGTACGTGGGCGACCAGGTATGCCCGAATCCGGACGGCTTTGCCCAGCTTAAGGAGGAAGTCTCCGCCTTCAACCGCAACTTCCGCCTGCCTCATTAA
- a CDS encoding carboxy terminal-processing peptidase: MHSFRWIRLTAFSALAAAAITSCASAATDFNQVGKQMSLLLQNFHFSRKEFSDELSGKFLETYLRKVDPNKIFFTQQDVDALKKKYGKELDDYLMSGQMMDAAQAMHALYRQRAMQRIAYARDLLKKGGFTFDKDRSIERSRRKTAAWPKDEAEMQQVWKDMVEEQLLSEILRRETVARLAKEQNKPDPLANEKPAEEKLLMRYERIQRNIQETDLEDVAETLLSAVAMTYDPHTDYMGARQVDRFKISMGTELTGIGALLGSEDDGSTKITGIVVGGPADKSGEIKLNDRIVAIDSNNSGEMVDILFLKLDKVVDMIRGAENTQMRMKVEPADAPGQAKIITMTRSKVPLKDELAKGEIIELSGAPEGQNRIGVLSLPSFYADMEGGDRRCAKDVKRILERMNKENVDGLVIDLRSNGGGSLEEVRLMTGFFTGNGPVVQIKDTRGNVDIKSAHNRQKLFNGPIVVLINKLSASASEILAAALQDYGRAVIVGDESTFGKGSVQQPVDIGQYLPFFAARDRAGLLKVTTQKFYRVAGGSTQLKGVESDIQLPTATAAFELGEDILDYAMPYDQITPCANYRKNPAIAAMLPALKEASAKRVEKDRDLQLAKEDISMMKQRIKDNKLSLNKKAREQENATLEARRKSINKERKARFAEMAKEDATKYKIYRLTLDDVNAKELPLADPEKDNEQFMHLAEDPTAELDDSPEYPSGLDPELREGINIVQDMLKLESAGK, from the coding sequence ATGCACTCATTCCGTTGGATTCGACTCACAGCATTCTCGGCCCTGGCCGCGGCAGCCATCACCTCCTGTGCCTCTGCGGCCACGGACTTCAACCAGGTGGGCAAGCAAATGTCCCTCCTGCTCCAGAACTTCCACTTCTCCCGCAAGGAATTCAGCGATGAACTGTCCGGCAAATTCCTGGAAACCTACCTCCGCAAGGTGGACCCCAACAAGATTTTCTTCACCCAGCAGGACGTGGACGCCCTCAAGAAGAAATACGGCAAGGAACTGGACGACTACCTGATGTCCGGCCAGATGATGGATGCGGCCCAGGCCATGCACGCCCTGTACCGCCAGCGCGCCATGCAGCGCATCGCCTATGCGCGGGACCTGCTGAAAAAGGGCGGCTTTACCTTTGACAAGGACAGGAGTATTGAACGCTCCCGCCGCAAGACCGCCGCCTGGCCCAAGGATGAGGCGGAAATGCAGCAGGTCTGGAAAGACATGGTGGAGGAACAGCTCCTGTCTGAAATCCTGCGCCGTGAAACCGTGGCGCGCCTGGCCAAGGAACAGAACAAGCCGGACCCGCTGGCTAATGAAAAGCCCGCGGAGGAAAAACTGCTCATGCGTTATGAACGCATCCAGCGCAACATTCAGGAAACGGATCTGGAAGACGTGGCGGAAACCCTGCTCAGCGCGGTGGCCATGACCTATGACCCCCATACGGACTACATGGGCGCCCGCCAGGTGGACCGCTTTAAGATTTCCATGGGCACGGAGCTCACCGGCATTGGCGCCCTGCTGGGCAGCGAGGACGACGGCTCAACCAAAATCACCGGCATCGTCGTAGGCGGCCCGGCGGACAAATCCGGGGAAATCAAGCTGAATGACCGCATCGTGGCCATTGACTCCAACAACTCCGGGGAAATGGTGGACATCCTGTTCCTGAAGCTGGACAAGGTGGTGGACATGATCCGCGGGGCTGAAAATACGCAGATGCGCATGAAGGTGGAACCTGCGGACGCCCCCGGACAGGCCAAGATCATCACGATGACCCGGTCCAAGGTGCCATTGAAGGATGAACTGGCCAAGGGAGAAATCATTGAACTCTCCGGAGCTCCGGAAGGGCAGAACCGCATCGGCGTGCTGAGCCTCCCCTCCTTCTATGCGGACATGGAAGGCGGCGACCGCCGCTGCGCCAAGGACGTCAAGAGAATCCTGGAACGGATGAACAAGGAAAACGTGGACGGCCTGGTCATTGACCTGCGCAGCAACGGCGGCGGCTCCCTGGAGGAAGTGCGCCTGATGACGGGCTTCTTTACCGGAAACGGCCCCGTGGTGCAGATCAAGGACACCCGCGGCAACGTGGACATCAAATCCGCCCACAACCGCCAGAAACTCTTTAACGGCCCCATCGTGGTGCTCATCAACAAGCTCAGCGCCTCCGCCTCTGAAATTCTGGCTGCGGCCCTCCAGGACTATGGCCGCGCCGTCATCGTGGGGGATGAATCCACCTTCGGGAAAGGGTCCGTGCAGCAGCCGGTGGACATCGGCCAGTACCTGCCCTTCTTTGCGGCCAGGGACCGCGCCGGACTCCTGAAAGTCACCACGCAGAAATTCTACCGCGTGGCGGGCGGCTCCACCCAGCTCAAGGGCGTGGAAAGCGACATCCAGCTTCCCACCGCTACGGCGGCGTTTGAGTTGGGGGAAGACATTCTGGACTATGCCATGCCCTATGACCAGATCACGCCCTGCGCCAACTACAGGAAAAACCCGGCCATCGCGGCCATGCTGCCCGCGCTGAAGGAAGCCAGCGCAAAGCGCGTGGAAAAAGACCGCGACCTCCAGCTTGCCAAGGAAGACATCTCCATGATGAAACAGCGCATCAAGGATAACAAGCTCTCCCTGAACAAGAAGGCCAGGGAACAGGAAAACGCCACCCTGGAAGCGCGCCGCAAATCCATCAACAAGGAACGCAAGGCCCGCTTTGCGGAAATGGCCAAGGAAGACGCCACCAAGTACAAGATTTACCGCCTGACGCTGGACGACGTCAACGCCAAGGAACTCCCCCTGGCGGATCCGGAAAAGGACAATGAACAGTTCATGCACCTGGCGGAAGACCCCACGGCGGAACTGGATGATTCCCCGGAATATCCGTCCGGCCTGGACCCCGAACTCCGGGAAGGCATCAACATCGTCCAGGACATGCTGAAGCTGGAATCCGCCGGAAAATAA
- a CDS encoding TQO small subunit DoxD — MKEERSHDSSLQPEAYRWAAVIALPLRLVVGWTYFSAFWRRLVLENKLVPDDPGYIGVKFNHFLPNALGIKPVIEYLVTHPSELWWSMAVFTIIECLVGLMLMLGLLTRLAAVGVFSLALGILLGAGWLGTTCLDEWQIGILGMCAGLLLFLTGGGSCSLDGRLSKLPCCARRSSLFAWVGSGPLPLGYGKLAKASIWCAVFMMFVTLGTNQFFHGGVWGPLHNKSVKPLLEVSGASLTGDGLRFNIYRTEGVDTYGSFLVRVRLMDGQGNTLWKMEADELSALPLSAIENSYVARIKPGAFGLVVPLGAKAGVTLPAALPVVPEGPVSVVLTDVSGKEWSAPVRKAGGV; from the coding sequence ATGAAAGAAGAACGCTCCCATGATTCCTCCCTCCAGCCTGAGGCCTACCGCTGGGCTGCGGTGATAGCCCTTCCTCTCCGCCTGGTAGTGGGGTGGACGTACTTTTCCGCGTTCTGGCGCCGCCTGGTGCTGGAAAACAAGCTGGTTCCGGATGATCCGGGGTACATCGGCGTCAAATTCAACCATTTTCTTCCCAATGCGCTGGGCATCAAGCCGGTCATTGAGTATCTGGTGACGCATCCGTCCGAGCTCTGGTGGTCCATGGCGGTGTTTACCATCATTGAATGCCTGGTAGGGCTGATGCTGATGCTGGGCCTGCTGACGCGTCTGGCGGCCGTAGGCGTTTTTTCCCTGGCGCTGGGGATTCTGCTGGGGGCCGGCTGGCTGGGAACCACCTGCCTGGATGAATGGCAGATAGGCATTCTGGGAATGTGCGCCGGGCTTCTCCTCTTCCTGACGGGGGGCGGTTCCTGTTCGCTGGACGGCAGGCTTTCCAAACTTCCGTGCTGCGCGCGCCGTTCCTCCCTGTTTGCCTGGGTGGGTTCCGGTCCTCTGCCGCTAGGGTACGGGAAGCTGGCGAAGGCCTCCATCTGGTGCGCCGTGTTCATGATGTTCGTCACACTGGGAACCAACCAGTTCTTTCATGGCGGCGTTTGGGGGCCGCTCCATAACAAATCCGTGAAGCCCCTGCTGGAAGTGAGCGGGGCTTCACTCACTGGGGATGGTCTGCGCTTCAACATATACCGCACGGAAGGCGTAGATACCTACGGCTCTTTTCTCGTCCGCGTCCGGCTGATGGACGGGCAGGGAAATACGCTGTGGAAGATGGAGGCGGACGAGCTTTCCGCCCTCCCCCTTTCCGCTATTGAAAATAGTTATGTCGCGCGGATCAAGCCGGGAGCTTTCGGCCTGGTGGTTCCACTGGGGGCGAAGGCCGGCGTGACGCTTCCCGCCGCGTTGCCCGTGGTTCCGGAAGGTCCGGTTTCCGTAGTGCTGACGGATGTGAGCGGCAAGGAATGGTCCGCTCCGGTCCGGAAGGCTGGCGGCGTATGA